Proteins co-encoded in one Aspergillus luchuensis IFO 4308 DNA, chromosome 6, nearly complete sequence genomic window:
- a CDS encoding Zn(II)2Cys6 transcription factor (COG:S;~EggNog:ENOG410PW8R;~InterPro:IPR036864,IPR007219,IPR001138;~PFAM:PF00172,PF04082;~TransMembrane:1 (i212-230o);~go_function: GO:0000981 - DNA-binding transcription factor activity, RNA polymerase II-specific [Evidence IEA];~go_function: GO:0003677 - DNA binding [Evidence IEA];~go_function: GO:0008270 - zinc ion binding [Evidence IEA];~go_process: GO:0006351 - transcription, DNA-templated [Evidence IEA];~go_process: GO:0006355 - regulation of transcription, DNA-templated [Evidence IEA]), which yields MPRSRRSTKVCSRCRKRKTKCDFIFPACTPCKLASLPCLGFDPSSKEAVPRSFVKSLEARVEELEAQLRSLNAASSNVPYLITTAVARATSSIGIPFQNSFLGSKASSPLFFRPSCPPLAIARERVQYNPEKNLNLQHNSYNHGAPINLRSVPFSAINRMIRNYVDIHLPQYPCVSETMVNEILDRIQRQDLKDPKALPIHHVPTDAGLGHFEYFVLLIALAISAMTLTWKADYQARAASASFYNAALKHLQAMKDHSEVQALQVSLLLAHYAHMCPERVDNWTCISNAVRIVLNLGLYMECNQPIQGEPCQRSVLFWVAYGMERSLCTNLRLPLSFPEEAITVKLPTTEKANLNPGHSTSKPSKMSVAYHICRYRALETEVHRVLHLEEDLLKFGSSTIEDWIESITQRLKRWYEKAQSYTQYDMLEFKHVQFHHLMARIHRPTPRLRLRGPDNWKAVLDASSVLIQDYLAQERRRRLFYPWHGVHILFETAVISLEACWSARNHEPLQGRAHKMLHTSIPQCLQLLTNIGERWSEAAVCADRLRPLADNVRTALTNPDTLLLAMVDESIITAEILDLLFTDGPLSWTRANCGDILSGLSDSDPLLNSMADDSLELFSWNPEWDIMPAGSIQGYEL from the exons ATGCCACGATCTAGGCGCTCGACTAAAGTATGCTCACGCTGTCGGAAACGCAAGACGAAG TGTGACTTCATCTTTCCAGCATGTACTCCGTGCAAACTCGCAAGCTTACCTTGCTTGGGCTTTGATCCCAGCTCTAAGGAGGCAGTCCCAAGGAG CTTTGTCAAGTCACTCGAGGCTCGGGTCGAAGAGCTCGAAGCACAGCTGCGCTCATTGAACGCCGCCTCCAGTAATGTTCCGTATCTCATCACGACGGCCGTTGCGCGGGCTACCTCATCCATTGGCATCCCCTTTCAAAACTCGTTTCTCGGCTCTAAAGCCTCATCTCCATTGTTCTTTCGACCTTCCTGTCCCCCTTTGGCAATAGCCCGGGAACGGGTACAATATAATCCTGAGAAGAATTTGAACCTACAACATAACAGTTACAATCATGGGGCGCCGATTAACTTACGTAGTGTTCCATTTTCGGCGATCAACCGCATGATTCGAAACTATGTTGACATCCACCTGCCCCAGTACCCTTGCGTGTCAGAAACTATGGTAAACGAAATACTCGACAGGATTCAGCGTCAGGATTTGAAGGACCCAAAGGCACTACCAATCCACCACGTGCCCACTGATGCTGGTTTGGGGCATTTCGAGTATTTTGTATTGCTTATCGCACTGGCAATTTCTGCCATGACATTGACATGGAAGGCCGATTATCAAGCTCGAGCGGCTTCAGCGTCTTTTTATAACGCGGCTTTGAAGCACCTACAGGCCATGAAAGATCATAGCGAAGTACAGGCACTACAGGTTTCTTTACTCTTAGCTCACTATGCACATATGTGCCCGGAGAGAGTAGACAATTGGACATGCATTTCCAACGCTGTTCGTATTGTCCTCAATCTGGGGCTCTATATGGAGTGCAATCAACCGATTCAAGGAGAGCCCTGTCAGCGAAGCGTACTATTTTGGGTAGCGTACGGTATGGAGAGGTCATTATGTACGAACCTCCGCCTTCCACTGTCATTTCCGGAGGAGGCAATCACGGTAAAG CTCCCCACAACAGAAAAGGCAAACCTCAATCCGGGTCACTCCACCAGTAAGCCGAGCAAGATGTCTGTGGCTTACCATATATGTCGATATCGTGCATTAGAAACAGAGGTCCATAGAGTGCTTCACCTGGAAGAAGACTTACTCAAGTTCGGCAGTAGCACGATAGAAGACTGGATTGAGAGCATCACCCAAAGACTGAAAAGGTGGTACGAGAAGGCACAGTCTTACACACAATATGATATGCTTGAATTCAAACATGTGCAGTTTCACCATCTCATGGCGCGCATCCACCGGCCTACGCCCCGTCTTAGATTGAGAGGTCCAGACAACTGGAAGGCTGTGCTAGATGCATCATCAGTTTTGATCCAAGATTACCTCGCTCAGGAGCGGCGTCGGAGGCTATTCTATCCTTGGCATGGGGTGCACATTCTCTTCGAAACTGCAGTAATCTCGCTCGAGGCGTGCTGGTCAGCACGAAATCATGAGCCGCTACAAGGTAGAGCTCATAAGATGTTACATACCTCGATCCCTCAATgtcttcagcttctcacCAACATCGGTGAGCGCTGGAGCGAGGCAGCCGTATGTGCTGATCGGTTAAGGCCGCTCGCTGATAATGTCAGGACCGCTCTCACAAATCCTGACACACTGTTGTTGGCCATGGTTGATGAGAGTATTATCACGGCAGAGATACTTGATTTACTGTTCACGGACGGGCCATTGTCATGGACCCGAGCCAACTGCGGAGATATCCTATCTGGTCTGAGCGACAGCGATCCATTGCTAAATAGCATGGCGGATGACAGTCTTGAACTGTTCTCGTGGAATCCCGAGTGGGATATCATGCCTGCTGGCTCAATCCAGGGGTATGAGCTTTAA
- a CDS encoding uncharacterized protein (COG:S;~EggNog:ENOG410PWPH;~InterPro:IPR036864,IPR001138;~go_function: GO:0000981 - DNA-binding transcription factor activity, RNA polymerase II-specific [Evidence IEA];~go_function: GO:0008270 - zinc ion binding [Evidence IEA];~go_process: GO:0006355 - regulation of transcription, DNA-templated [Evidence IEA]) has protein sequence MLPTCTRCRSRRIKCDSLLPACANCSKHDVECTFRDEALQVDVTRCYLKTLQDKIEKLNSELAINSQISSSGLTETTPHSIPTKLSSISSFILMPGSGKDLYIDLSLPSRIVEVTLVVLSQSQETDDKMTVDEESFSFPDIPRLDRSTLTPGAVRGLLKDYHRLVQPKYDILDVGILSYDGMHLRKLPETRRFQILMACAISATQKSYKEPIWKPFANTCREWANDFIAPIISSADADSMKALLLLLVYEMADPTRGVIWELLDVARRTCLQLGWNRTASSSNEITINGEAVSHDPMRTRLMRVLRDIEGSLRTISNRPTLSIEDTIYNATEEDISSTTYRKLFRAIYGTGRIGDTGSCPFVGPISALIDGADGIADTAPASQEIWLVLLVTCVRHKQCVTCYQEPDDQQGKGMRTLRLKIVKAAAELLSSTHRVAFNDEGFVSPITACSRALISGCSIATAIVKRWTTFQSHFRDLILCSEILTLFCSHWKGGHSYLHAWQIITDLLHSNLEQRN, from the exons ATGCTGCCAACTTGTACCCGTTGCAGAAGCCGAAGGATCAAG TGCGACTCCTTGCTTCCAGCATGCGCAAACTGCTCTAAGCACGATGTGGAATGTACCTTTCGAGATGAAGCTTTACAAGTAGATGTCACCCGATG CTATCTCAAGACATTGCAGGATAAAATCGAGAAGCTGAACTCTGAATTGGCAATAAATTCTCAGATCTCATCAAG TGGCCTAACAGAGACTACTCCTCATAGCATCCCAACAAAGCtttcctcaatctcctccttcattctTATGCCCGGTTCTGGTAAAGACCTATACATTGACCTCTCACTTCCATCACGCATTGTCGAGGTCACACTCGTGGTACTTTCACAAAGCCAGGAAACGGATGACAAGATGACTGTTGATGAGGAAAGCTTCTCATTTCCAGACATTCCACGTCTTGACAGGTCCACACTTACCCCCGGTGCGGTGCGTGGCCTTTTAAAAGATTACCATCGCCTTGTTCAACCGAAATATGACATTTTGGACGTCGGAATTTTGAGCTATGATGGCATGCACCTACGGAAGCTGCCTGAAACGCGAAGATTCCAGATACTTATGGCCTGCGCTATTTCCGCCACCCAAAAGTCGTACAAAGAGCCAATCTGGAAACCGTTCGCCAATACATGCCGTGAGTGGGCAAATGACTTCATTGCCCCAATCATATCTTCTGCCGACGCAGACTCTATGAaagctcttctgctccttcttgtATACGAAATGGCCGATCCGACTCGAGGCGTTATCTGGGAACTCCTTGATGTAGCGCGAAGGACGTGCTTGCAGCTAGGCTGGAACCGAACCGCCTCGTCTTCCAACGAGATCACAATCAATGGGGAAGCAGTATCGCATGATCCCATGAGAACTCGCCTAATGCGTGTACTGAGGGACATTGAAGG GTCACTACGGACGATATCAAATCGGCCAACCTTGTCAATTGAGGATACAATATATAATGCAACAGAAGAGGATATATCATCTACTACCTACAGAAAATTATTTCGAGCAATATACGGCACTGGTCGGATTGGCGACACCGGAAGCTGCCCCTTTGTTGGCCCAATTTCAGCCCTGATCGATGGAGCCGATGGTATTGCAGATACCGCCCCGGCGTCACAGGAAATCTGGCTTGTCCTCCTAGTCACTTGTGTTAGGCACAAGCAATGTGTGACTTGCTATCAGGAACCAGACGACCAGcaagggaaaggaatgagAACGTTAAGACTTAAAATTGTCAAGGCAGCCGCAGAGCTCTTATCGAGCACACACAGAGTAGCCTTCAATGATGAAGGCTTTGTATCACCGATTACAGCATGCTCAAGGGCCCTTATATCTGGATGCTCCATAGCGACAGCTATAGTGAAGAGATGGACGACCTTTCAATCGCACTTCAGAGACTTGATTCTATGCAGTGAAATCCTAACCTTGTTCTGCTCTCATTGGAAGGGTGGTCATTCGTACCTTCATGCCTGGCAGATTATTACGGACCTTTTGCATAGCAATTTGGAACAAAGAAATTAA
- a CDS encoding SDR family NAD(P)-dependent oxidoreductase (COG:Q;~EggNog:ENOG410PIVB;~InterPro:IPR036291,IPR002347;~PFAM:PF00106,PF13561;~go_process: GO:0055114 - oxidation-reduction process [Evidence IEA]): MASTLRLETLFEVKDRWVAITGAGEVPSKENNWLDIDMSLSASGIGRMLARGCTVNGANTILIDVNERSLEAAKTELQQLSQSEELPPTSVITIHEDLSSEAGVTAVVAAIKSIRNSVDALIHCAAVRYMNDITYRPGGSLDNLEEASLSAPYQGWEQTFRLNVLAPYYLTAGLVRLLGTAAARGDGRGCVIMLSSPASVHNHQFVPCYQTSKAAVDHLVRIMAAEFADYYIRVNGISPGIVPSGMTTTDANSNLHLAAEAPAGRAGNEEDMVGTMLWLISKAGAFMDGKVIRVEGGRLLILRGATCHSG; encoded by the exons ATGGCAAGCACTTTGCGTCTGGAAACTCTCTTCGAGGTTAAGGACCGTTGGGTCGCCATTACTGGTGCAGGTGAAGTACCATCCAAGGAGAACAATTGGCTTGATATTGACATGTCGCTATCAGCTAGCGGTATAGGTCGTATGTTGGCGAGGGGTTGTACAGTCAATGGGGCCAACACCATTCTGATAGACGTCAATGAGCGTTCCTTGGAGGCAGCTAAGACCGAGCTTCAGCAGCTCAGCCAATCTGAGGAGTTACCTCCAACCTCTGTAATCAC GATACATGAAGACCTTTCCAGCGAGGCAGGTGTCACAGCAGTCGTCGCCGCGATCAAGTCAATTCGCAATTCGGTTGATGCCCTCATACATTGCGCCGCAGTCCGTTACATGAACGATATCACTTACAGGCCTGGTGGCAGTCTGGACAACCTTGAAGAAGCATCTCTGTCTGCACCCTATCAAGGCTGGGAACAAACCTTTCGCCTGAATGTGCTTGCGCCATATTATCTGACTGCGGGTCTAGTACGCTTGTTAGGCACAGCAGCCGCGAGAGGCGACGGGCGAGGCTGTGTGATTATGCTAAGCAGCCCAGCTAGTGTGCATAATCATCAATTTGTGCCCTGTTATCAGACATCTAAAGCAGCAGTTGATCATCTTGTACGGATCATGGCGGCGGAGTTCGCAGACTACTACA TTCGCGTCAATGGAATTTCACCAGGCATTGTGCCTTCCGGAATGACAACGACAGATGCCAATTCAAACCTCCATTTAGCGGCGGAAGCACCAGCTGGCCGAGCAGGGAACGAAGAAGACATGGTAGGGACCATGCTGTGGTTAATCAGCAAGGCGGGCGCTTTTATGGACGGCAAGGTTATCAGAGTTGAAGGTGGCAGGCTTCTTATTCTCCGAGGAGCAACATGTCATTCAGGTTGA
- a CDS encoding uncharacterized protein (COG:Q;~EggNog:ENOG410PUB2;~InterPro:IPR001128,IPR002401,IPR036396;~PFAM:PF00067;~TransMembrane:2 (o12-36i307-330o);~go_function: GO:0005506 - iron ion binding [Evidence IEA];~go_function: GO:0016705 - oxidoreductase activity, acting on paired donors, with incorporation or reduction of molecular oxygen [Evidence IEA];~go_function: GO:0020037 - heme binding [Evidence IEA];~go_process: GO:0055114 - oxidation-reduction process [Evidence IEA]) — MAAPIDHFWLCNLVTVSLLATGVLTITVLSYIYYIYVDFPRIIGIPEIPGGELLAGHLYQLGNDHATTAEIWSLKFGWPVFQIRMGQRRAVVINSFHAARDWIVKNQSATLDRPLFYTFHKVVSATSAATIGTSPWDERTRKQRRVVGSLTTGPAIQKLRPMLDQETFSMISEIYHDSQNGTISIMPHIYQKRLALNIMMMFCYGTRFESITDPLLLQILEDASTIASFRSTNSNPQDFIPYLRYWKKRERTATAVEVRKRRDKWLAAMLDGVRESLRQRIGDKKCVAKLLLTDNQEGLRKLDVKTILGGLVSGGFETVFSTIIMAIAILSTKQGQSMQDEAYSNIMSVYNSPAEAFELCVSEEKCAYVSSIVKETLRFYPPLKLLPARQTFKEFSYQKAVIPKGVIVYVNAQAANRDRAVYGTDADEFRPERWLKAEDDIPPPYHFAFGAGSRMCTAVNFSNRVLYAAILRLIVSFRMVEDEESPPNTHYVHYKRDPTASNAVASDFKVRFIPRDEKALQRMFERSQEQCAAIMAETAATAMGRL; from the exons ATGGCTGCTCCAATAGACCATTTCTGGCTTTGTAACCTCGTTACTGTAAGTCTCCTGGCTACAGGAGTGCTTACAATCACGGTCCTctcatatatatactatatctatgTTGATTTCCCCAGAATCATAGGTATTCCTGAGATTCCTGGTGGTGAGCTTCTGGCGGGTCATCTGTATCAGTTGGGAAACGACCACGCTACCACCGCAGAAATCTGGTCACTGAAATTTGGCTGGCCCGTCTTCCAGATCCGAATGGGACAGCGACGAGCCGTTGTGATAAACTCATTTCATGCTGCCCGCGACTGGATTGTCAAAAATCAGTCCGCGACATTGGACCGCCCATTGTTCTATACCTTCCATAAGGTAGTTTCGGCAACCTCGG CTGCCACGATCGGAACAAGCCCTTGGGATGAACGGACGAGAAAGCAGCGACGGGTTGTCGGCTCCCTAACTACGGGCCCGGCTATACAGAAGTTAAGACCAATGTTAGATCAAGAGACATTTTCAATGATCTCGGAAATCTATCATGACAGTCAGAATGGGACTATTAGTATTATGCCTCATATCTATCAGAAGCGCCTTGCGCTGaatatcatgatgatgttctgcTACGGGACGCGATTCGAGTCTATTACCGATCCTCTACTGCTTCAGATTCTTGAAGATGCTAGCACTATTGCGAG CTTTCGATCTACGAACTCGAACCCACAAGACTTCATTCCTTATCTGAGGTAttggaaaaagagagaaagaactGCCACAGCTGTTGAAGTCCGCAAACGTCGTGATAAATGGTTAGCAGCCATGTTGGATGGTGTTCGCGAAAGCCTTCGACAGCGAATTGGAGACAAGAAATGTGTGGCCAAACTATTATTGACAGATAATCAAGAGGGTCTTAGAAAAC TCGATGTCAAAACAATACTTGGTGGCCTCGTGTCAGGAGGCTTCGAGACCGTGTTCTCGACCATCATAATGGCAATCGCCATCCTATCAACTAAACAGGGACAGTCCATGCAAGACGAGGCCTACTCAAATATAATGAGTGTCTACAACTCGCCAGCCGAAGCATTCGAACTCTGTGTATCTGAGGAGAAGTGTGCTTATGTCTCTTCCATTGTCAAGGAGACACTGAGGTTTTATCCTCCCCTCAAGCTTCTTCCGGCGCGCCAAACCTTCAAGGAATTCAGTTACCAAAAAGCTGTAATTCCGAAGGGCGTCATCGTCTACGTGAATGCACAAGCTGCAAACCGCG ACAGAGCAGTATATGGCACAGATGCGGATGAATTCCGACCGGAGCGCTGGCTAAAGGCAGAGGATGATATTCCTCCACCTTATCACTTTGCCTTTGGTGCGGGTTCCCGCATGTGTACTGCGGTCAACTTTTCGAATCGAGTTCTCTATGCGGCCATCCTTCGTCTGATTGTCTCGTTCAGAATGgtagaagatgaagaaagtcCGCCGAATACACACTACGTGCACTATAAACGCGATCCGACCGCATCGAATGCGGTCGCGTCAGACTTCAAGGTACGGTTCATACCAAGGGACGAGAAGGCCTTGCAGCGGATGTTTGAGCGATCGCAAGAGCAGTGCGCAGCTATTATGGCGGAGACCGCTGCAACGGCCATGGGGAGGCTATGA
- a CDS encoding amidohydrolase family protein (COG:Q;~EggNog:ENOG410PJI6;~InterPro:IPR006680,IPR011059,IPR032466;~MEROPS:MER0005900;~PFAM:PF01979;~go_function: GO:0016787 - hydrolase activity [Evidence IEA];~go_function: GO:0016810 - hydrolase activity, acting on carbon-nitrogen (but not peptide) bonds [Evidence IEA]), which translates to MSHFTIHTSSLFDPKLKLFRPNVSVTVDPVSGLIVRVFERDSNTPLSELIQPGDIDLRGKYVLPGLVDAHTHIFLHSYDEAGALQQKRDESIGERMVRAVNHCRTALLAGYTTYRDLGSEGMQDFDANIRDAIARGLTPGPRLFVATKVLASTGSFECRTENSAGGHCLPSSADAVDGVEACRQAVRRRIAAGADIIKFFADYRRRIMRYPPAQQHPYIAGVLHPPKEPNPDYMVFSKEEMQTIVAEAKLARCPVSAHCATLEGSMAAIEAGVSTIEHAYSTTDEMFEEMVKKDVILVPTLAIAERLHAKRFDQILSGVKRAHEMGVRLACGGDTGTYPHGENVRELELMIQAGIPVGDVLEACTIGGWASCGGDLCGRRFGWFEEGAQADIIALRGNPVEDPGALREVDFVMKDARVWKIDGMPKGIF; encoded by the exons ATGTCTCACTTCACGATTCACACGTCGTCATTGTTCGACCCAAAGCTCAAGTTATTCCGCCCCAATGTCTCAGTCACGGTTGATCCTGTCAGTGGACTAATCGTGCGTGTCTTCGAACGCGACTCGAACACCCCATTATCGGAACTTATACAACCTGGCGATATAGACCTCCGGGGGAAGTATGTGTTGCCTGGACTGGTAGACGCACACACGCATATCTTCCTTCATTCATACGA TGAGGCAGGAGCGCTTCAGCAGAAGCGCGATGAAAGCATAGGCGAGCGCATGGTCCGAGCAGTTAATCACTGTCGCACGGCATTGCTAGCCGGGTACACAACCTATAG AGACCTCGGCTCCGAAGGAATGCAAGACTTCGACGCCAACATCCGCGACGCCATCGCGCGAGGCCTTACTCCCGGCCCCCGGTTATTCGTAGCCACCAAAGTTCTCGCCAGCACCGGATCATTTGAATGCCGGACAGAAAACAGCGCCGGGGGCCACTGCCTCCCCTCCAGTGCTGACGCCGTAGACGGTGTTGAAGCATGTCGCCAGGCCGTTCGTCGCCGCATAGCTGCCGGTGCAGACATCATCAAATTCTTCGCCGACTACCGAAGGAGAATCATGCGATATCCTCCTGCGCAACAACACCCGTATATTGCCGGGGTCTTGCATCCTCCAAAAGAACCCAACCCGGATTATATGGTATTCTCGAAAGAGGAGATGCAAACAATCGTGGCCGAGGCGAAGTTGGCCAGGTGTCCGGTTTCTGCGCACTGTGCGACGCTTGAGGGTTCGATGGCTGCGATCGAGGCGGGTGTATCCACCATTGAGCATGCGTATTCCACTACGGACGAGATGTTCGAGGAGATGGTAAAGAAGGATGTGATTCTGGTGCCTACGCTGGCTATAGCGGAGAGGTTGCACGCGAAGCGGTTTGATCAGATCCTGAGTGGGGTCAAACGGGCGCATGAGATGGGTGTGAGGTTGGCTTGTGGTGGGGATACAGGGACGTATCCTCATGGTGAGAATGTTCGGGAGTTGGAGCTCATGATTCAGGCGGGTATCCCGGTAGGTGATGTTCTGGAAGCTTGTACGATCGGTGGGTGGGCGTCTTGCGGTGGTGATTTGTGTGGGAGACGGTTCGGATGgtttgaggagggagcgCAGGCGGATATCATTGCTTTGCGTGGAAATCCAGTGGAGGATCCAGGGGCTTTGAGGGAGGTCGACTTTGTTATGAAAGACGCTCGAGTGTGGAAAATAGATGGTATGCCGAAGGGGATTTTCTAA
- a CDS encoding uncharacterized protein (COG:E;~EggNog:ENOG410PKRR;~InterPro:IPR006439,IPR023198,IPR036412,IPR023214;~PFAM:PF13419,PF00702;~go_function: GO:0016787 - hydrolase activity [Evidence IEA]) — METTNKHVVFDVVGTCVSYDAFFSAIDSRLGHKLRTYNINPRLLGYAWMEAGEKEYTYLSLSTHYVKFFDVFRSIFYRTLWQAGIMNPREFATDEDREYLLASYRGLEVRPGLSECFEKLRDAGFTVWALTSGDTSRVAGYLAEGGVKFPEENFVSCDTIGVGKPAPESYQYLLEKFKGEGSLAWFAAAHMWDAAAAKRCGFKGAWVSLWEKEKCSDIFGKMDVEADSLPMLAEGIITATAAMQSN; from the exons ATGGAAACCACAAACAAACACGTCGTTTTCGACGTCGTAG GAACATGCGTCTCCTACGacgccttcttctcagcaatTGACTCCCGTCTCGGCCACAAGCTGCGCACTTATAACATCAACCCCCGGCTATTGGGCTACGCATGGATGGAAGCCGGCGAAAAGGAATACACCTATCTAAGCCTCTCAACCCACTACGTCAAATTCTTCGATGTATTCCGTTCCATCTTCTACAGGACCCTATGGCAAGCTGGGATCATGAACCCACGTGAATTTGCCACCGACGAGGATCGCGAATATCTACTTGCATCGTATCGTGGATTGGAAGTCCGTCCGGGGCTATCTGAGTGTTTTGAGAAGCTTAGGGATGCCGGGTTCACTGTTTGGGCTCTGACGTCGGGCGATACATCCCGGGTGGCTGGGTATCTTGCTGAAGGTGGAGTGAAGTTCCCAGAGGAGAACTTTGTCTCGTGTGACACTATCGGAGTAGGTAAGCCGGCGCCAGAGTCGTATCAATATTTGTTGGAGAAGTTTAAGGGGGAAGGGTCGTTGGCTTGGTTTGCGGCGGCGCATATGTGGGATGCGGCTGCGGCGAAGCGGTGCGG GTTCAAAGGGGCATGGGTGTCTTtatgggagaaggaaaagtgtTCGGACATTTTCGGAAAGATGGACGTGGAGGCGGATAGTTTGCCTATGCTGGCGGAGGGGATTATTACAGCTACTGCTGCGATGCAAAGTAATTGA
- a CDS encoding NAD(P)/FAD-dependent oxidoreductase (COG:E;~EggNog:ENOG410PJ6Z;~InterPro:IPR006076,IPR036188;~PFAM:PF01266;~go_function: GO:0016491 - oxidoreductase activity [Evidence IEA];~go_process: GO:0055114 - oxidation-reduction process [Evidence IEA]), which produces MPAPVPNSTTPFWRTHPHPLDRHRSTPDLPTECDILIIGAGFAGAALAHFLYKGNASPPSVVILEAREACSGATGRNGGHLKPDVYFNLPKHIKKYGVKAAVEVAKFEASQVHAVKELVETENIDCDFVLTRACDATLDEKLAKEIETAYEELVRSGVADLKDVHFTPRTDAERVSGVKGALNCFTFTAGHIWPYKMVMHLLQGVVNRGANLQTMTPVTSIDESPLPDGRWVVRTERGNIKTGKILLATNAYTSHLAPQFKNHIVPVRGICSRIVVPEGKVAPFLPQTYSIRYGPSMYDYLIPRPDGSIIVGGAKTKFWTDTKHWYDVVDDGKLIEPAKTYFDGLMQRHFVGWEGSEAYTDRVWTGIMGYSSDFMPYVGEVPGKPNQTVMAGFSGHGMPLILLCAKAVARMVRDGVAFEDTDVPSVFRVTKERLESTKNEILEGLEKEDFSSKL; this is translated from the exons ATGCCCGCTCCCGTCCCCaattccaccacccccttctgGCgcacccatccccatcccctcgATCGCCACCGCAGTACCCCAGACCTCCCTACTGAATGCGACATCCTCATAATTGGAGCGGGCTTCGCTGGAGCAGCCCTAGCACATTTCCTCTACAAGGGCAACGCCTCGCCGCCATCAGTGGTAATACTTGAAGCACGAGAAGCATGCTCTGGAGCTACAGGTCGTAATG GCGGGCATCTCAAACCAGACGTCTACTTCAATCTCCCCAAACATATCAAAAAGTATGGTGTCAAGGCCGCAGTAGAGGTAGCCAAATTCGAAGCCTCTCAAGTCCACGCTGTAAAGGAGCTAGTCGAGACTGAGAACATCGACTGCGACTTCGTCCTCACCCGCGCGTGCGATGCAACGCTGGACGAGAAACTAGCAAAAGAGATTGAGACTGCCTATGAAGAGCTAGTCAGGTCAGGTGTTGCTGATCTGAAAGATGTACATTTTACGCCGCGCACGGATGCCGAGCGA GTATCCGGCGTCAAAGGTGCTCTCAACTGCTTTACCTTTACAGCAGGCCACATCTGGCCGTACAAGATGGTAATGCATCTCCTCCAAGGTGTCGTTAACCGAGGCGCGAACCTCCAAACCATGACCCCTGTTACGTCTATCGATGAGAGCCCTCTACCCGATGGTCGGTGGGTAGTACGCACTGAAAGAGGGAACATCAAGACAGGGAAAATCCTTCTTGCGACGAATGCATACACCTCTCATTTGGCTCCGCAATTCAAAAACCACATTGTCCCGGTGCGTGGGATATGCAGCCGCATTGTCGTTCCGGAGGGCAAGGTAGCGCCGTTCCTACCCCAAACATACAGTATCCGTTATGGGCCGTCCATGTACGATTATTTGATCCCCAGACCAGACGGGAGTATCATTGTTGGTGGGGCCAAGACAAAGTTCTGGACGGATACGAAGCACTGGTatgatgttgtggatgatgggaagtTGATTGAGCCTGCCAAGACGTACTTTGACGGGTTAATGCAGAGACACTTTGTTGGCTGGGAGGGGAGTGAGGCGTACACGGATCGGGTGTGGACGGGGA TTATGGGATATAGTTCTGACTTCATGCCATATGTGGGTGAGGTGCCTGGGAAGCCGAATCAAACTGTTATGGCGGGTTTCTCTGGACATGGCATGCCGTTGATTCTGCTTTGCGCGAAAGCGGTTGCGCGCATGGTGAGGGATGGTGTTGCGTTTGAGGATACAGATGTACCATCGGTGTTTCGGGTGACGAAGGAGAGATTGGAGAGTACGAAGAATGAGAttttggaggggttggagaaggaggatttCTCGAGTAAGCTGTAA